Proteins from one Carassius auratus strain Wakin linkage group LG28B, ASM336829v1, whole genome shotgun sequence genomic window:
- the LOC113067550 gene encoding NAD(P)(+)--arginine ADP-ribosyltransferase 2-like, with product MLLIIEALLLISAALGKDHRAAVKGKIFPLDMANNSVDDQYENCRDRMAEKVEKVFLNKEKNNSPGFKIAWEKAGSFVKNHDNLSKNNLIALYVYSDSNVYTHFNPDTRSGNKQYQQQTYKWYSLHFLLTEAVQILKTKEQNACYHTYRRTKVEFSKDVLNKEVRFGQFASSSINRDKGAKIFGTVSCFEIYTCEGADITKYSKLGHEKEVLIPPYEKFKVTAVKRRTNEPKLWCETVYVLKSTGTRSDLNCALFKKPAKTMMKSFVVG from the exons ATGCTGCTGATCATTGAAGCTCTTCTTCTCATTTCAGCTGCTCTAGGAAAG GATCACAGAGCTGCTGTTAAAGGGAAGATATTTCCACTGGATATGGCAAATAATTCAGTTGATGATCAATATGAGAACTGTAGAGACAGAATGGCAGAAAAGGTGGAGAAGGTATTTCTAAATAAGGAAAAGAATAACTCACCTGGTTTTAAAATTGCTTGGGAAAAAGCTGGATCCTTTGTCAAAAACCATGACAATCTGTCAAAGAATAATTTAATCGCTCTTTATGTGTACAGTGACAGTAATGTATATACGCATTTTAATCCTGACACTCGTTCCGGTAACAAACAGTACCAACAACAGACATACAAATGGTACTCACTTCATTTTCTGTTAACAGAAGCAGTACAGATTCTGAAGACAAAAGAACAAAATGCATGCTATCATACTTATCGTCGTACTAAAGTTGAATTTAGTAAGGATGTTCTGAACAAAGAGGTTCGTTTTGGCCAGTTTGCTTCTTCCTCCATTAATCGTGATAAAGGAGCAAAGATTTTTGGAACTGTATCTTGTTTTGAAATCTACACTTGTGAAGGTGCTGATATTACAAAATACTCTAAGCTTGGCCATGAAAAGGAGGTACTGATTCCTCCATATGAGAAGTTTAAAGTCACTGCTGTCAAAAGAAGAACAAATGAGCCTAAACTCTGGTGTGAAACGGTCTATGTGTTGAAAAGCACTGGAACAAGAAGTGACCTGAACTGTGCTCTGTTCAAGAAACCAGCCAAGACCATGATGAAATCATTTGTTGTGGGTTGA